A single window of Nocardioides baekrokdamisoli DNA harbors:
- a CDS encoding HAD family hydrolase, which produces MTKQALIVFDADDTLWATEVLYDRARSEIARLVEWAGLDPLQWDRDCRRLDLERVQRSGFAWHRFPGSCALAVLAQHRARRLRTIGLALLVIAIAMRVFLRRAQVDPAARTVLASLSDQADLVLATKGQRWIQRRRIRASGLRESFTMCLIVDDKDSSTFAAIAARYPDHPVRISVGNSPASDLLPAQAVGYLTVLVESHAWTHETRSGALDVSPTAIASSLASVEPIALDLVAEPTMSLVSA; this is translated from the coding sequence ATGACGAAGCAGGCACTCATCGTCTTCGACGCAGACGACACACTTTGGGCGACTGAAGTGCTGTACGACCGTGCCCGTTCAGAAATTGCGCGGCTCGTGGAATGGGCCGGACTCGATCCGCTGCAGTGGGACCGGGATTGTCGGCGACTCGACCTCGAACGCGTCCAGAGGAGTGGCTTTGCGTGGCATCGCTTTCCTGGTTCGTGTGCACTTGCCGTGCTGGCGCAGCACAGGGCACGTCGCCTGCGGACAATCGGCCTCGCACTGCTCGTCATTGCCATCGCTATGCGGGTTTTTTTGCGGCGCGCACAGGTGGATCCTGCTGCCCGCACGGTTCTGGCGAGCCTCAGTGACCAAGCTGATCTAGTGCTCGCAACCAAGGGACAAAGGTGGATTCAGCGGCGCCGAATCCGCGCATCGGGACTACGGGAGTCGTTCACGATGTGTCTCATCGTCGATGACAAGGACTCCTCAACTTTTGCCGCAATCGCCGCCCGGTATCCGGATCACCCCGTGCGTATCTCGGTCGGGAACAGCCCAGCCTCCGACCTCCTGCCCGCGCAGGCCGTTGGGTACTTAACCGTTCTCGTTGAGTCGCACGCATGGACCCACGAGACCCGATCCGGCGCACTCGACGTCTCGCCGACGGCCATCGCGTCTAGCCTTGCCTCCGTGGAACCCATCGCACTCGATCTCGTTGCCGAGCCCACGATGTCGCTCGTTTCGGCATGA
- a CDS encoding Swt1 family HEPN domain-containing protein yields the protein MALSNRDRIDRMFQVLAPALDDFIATVVGQGDPSLGAVWTKLVQAKDSKNGAAPTKLYDALDPQVQFRILTEGNITAGFKPGWYPFNQAIGRAGETFASELREVRNEWAHNKTFTDDDAYRALDTGERLLKLIGAAKEADEVRGIRLNLRRVTADKDDKKVLKAAVDNPEAAGLRPWREVLQPHDDVATGNFHASEFAADLYKVATGGEVDADYADPVEFFRRTYLTEGLRDLIGRAVRRLAGDDNASPVINLQTNFGGGKTHSMLSLWHVAAGLPVGNFPQETQELLTANGYSGTKVNRVAIVGNHFSPSGATKDDGTQVNTIWGELAWQLGGPEAYAVVAKSDRDRTHPGDALHELLAKYAPAVILIDEWVAYARSLVGRDDLAGGTFDDQFTFAQSLTEAAKGTKGVLLAISIPASETGDANDKIAVGNAEEVGGQNGLEALKRLQNVVRRVADQWRPASSDEAYHIVKQRLFKQPDAAALAAIGATAKAYVEMYRKFSDDFPREARDSAYEDRIKRTYPIHPELFDTLYEEWSSLERFQRTRGVLRLMSTVIHALWTGEDQSPMIMPASIPLATSNVNSELTQYLQDSWKAIIDADVDGSNSEPARIDKEKPLFGQRALTKRLARTVFFGAAPTIAPGSVHKGIGTQRVFLGTAIPGDVPGNFHSALTQLGDRATYFYSGSGKYWYDVQPNITRTAKDQAERLHKEDVWAEIVRRLQDQGRRRGDFAGVHVCPESNADIPDTDEARLVILHPKVAHKRGAESAAKEFAHKATEHRGSSNRTHRNALVYLAADEARLEELDNAAREYLGWKHVLESVDLDLTQNQKNQASHRATQADRTVHSRLLQTFTWALVPAQPDPGAPFVTRETKVEGQSESLADRVSKRLGNDGDLSTRQAAATIRLAIGKVPQIWKDGHVALGALWGLYSQYPYMPRLRDRSVLNDGIYDLPMIWQTDAFALAASYDESAGRYVGLWTPDDKESAPVASDALLLVRPDVAQKQRLEEPGPASTPEAQLAAHIAEHGGSETGNSNTPKIDIGFTKPKTRFFGTKTLNSDKVALDFKNLSDEVLSHLRSGENTKVTVRIEIEAVDSEGFSESRVRTVSENARTLKFDQSGFEEA from the coding sequence ATGGCACTGAGCAACCGCGACCGCATCGACCGCATGTTCCAAGTGTTGGCTCCGGCGCTCGATGACTTCATCGCGACCGTCGTTGGCCAGGGAGACCCGTCGCTCGGTGCCGTCTGGACCAAGCTTGTCCAGGCGAAGGACAGCAAGAACGGGGCCGCACCGACGAAGTTGTACGACGCGCTCGATCCGCAAGTGCAGTTCAGGATTCTGACCGAAGGCAACATCACAGCCGGGTTCAAGCCGGGCTGGTACCCGTTCAACCAGGCGATCGGGCGCGCGGGCGAGACGTTTGCCAGCGAGCTGCGCGAGGTGCGCAACGAGTGGGCACATAACAAGACTTTCACTGACGACGACGCGTACCGCGCCCTCGACACCGGTGAACGGCTTCTCAAGCTGATTGGTGCTGCCAAGGAGGCGGATGAGGTCCGAGGCATTCGGCTGAACCTCCGCCGGGTGACTGCCGACAAGGACGACAAGAAGGTCCTCAAGGCTGCCGTCGACAACCCCGAGGCCGCAGGCCTGCGCCCATGGCGCGAGGTGCTCCAGCCCCACGACGACGTCGCTACAGGCAACTTCCACGCCTCCGAGTTCGCCGCAGACCTCTACAAGGTCGCGACCGGCGGGGAGGTCGACGCCGATTACGCTGACCCGGTCGAGTTCTTCCGGCGCACCTACCTGACTGAAGGTCTGCGTGACCTCATCGGCCGGGCCGTCCGTCGCCTCGCCGGCGACGACAACGCCTCGCCCGTCATCAACCTGCAGACCAACTTCGGTGGTGGCAAGACCCACTCGATGCTCTCTCTCTGGCACGTCGCCGCCGGTCTTCCAGTTGGCAACTTCCCTCAGGAGACCCAGGAACTCCTCACCGCCAACGGTTACTCCGGCACCAAGGTCAACCGGGTCGCCATCGTCGGCAACCACTTCAGTCCGTCCGGCGCGACGAAGGACGACGGCACTCAGGTCAACACCATCTGGGGTGAACTCGCATGGCAGCTCGGTGGTCCCGAGGCCTATGCGGTTGTGGCGAAGTCCGATCGAGACCGGACGCACCCAGGCGACGCTCTTCACGAGCTTCTGGCGAAGTACGCGCCTGCCGTCATCCTCATCGACGAGTGGGTTGCCTACGCGCGTTCGCTCGTCGGGCGTGACGACCTGGCGGGCGGCACCTTCGACGACCAGTTCACATTCGCCCAGTCCTTGACCGAGGCTGCCAAGGGCACCAAGGGTGTCCTGCTCGCTATCTCGATCCCGGCATCGGAGACCGGAGACGCGAACGACAAGATCGCCGTTGGCAACGCCGAGGAGGTGGGCGGTCAGAACGGCCTCGAAGCACTCAAGCGGCTCCAGAACGTCGTGCGCCGTGTCGCCGACCAGTGGCGTCCCGCGTCGTCCGACGAGGCATATCACATCGTCAAGCAGCGACTGTTTAAGCAGCCCGACGCAGCCGCACTCGCCGCCATCGGCGCGACCGCCAAGGCGTATGTCGAGATGTATCGCAAGTTTTCCGACGACTTCCCGCGCGAAGCCCGCGATAGTGCGTACGAGGACCGGATCAAGCGGACCTACCCGATCCACCCGGAACTGTTCGACACCCTCTACGAGGAGTGGTCATCGCTGGAACGCTTCCAGCGAACCCGAGGCGTCCTTCGCCTGATGAGCACTGTCATCCACGCCTTGTGGACCGGCGAGGACCAGTCGCCGATGATCATGCCTGCCTCGATCCCGCTGGCCACCTCGAACGTGAACTCCGAGCTCACTCAGTACCTCCAGGACTCATGGAAGGCGATCATCGACGCCGACGTCGACGGCTCCAACTCCGAGCCGGCACGTATCGACAAGGAGAAGCCGTTGTTTGGGCAACGCGCGCTCACCAAGCGTCTCGCCCGCACGGTGTTCTTCGGGGCAGCGCCCACGATCGCGCCAGGCTCAGTTCACAAGGGCATCGGCACTCAGCGTGTGTTCCTCGGGACGGCGATCCCGGGCGACGTCCCCGGCAACTTCCATTCCGCGCTGACTCAGCTGGGCGACCGCGCGACCTACTTCTACTCGGGGTCCGGGAAATACTGGTACGACGTCCAGCCCAACATCACCCGTACAGCGAAGGACCAGGCCGAGCGCCTGCACAAGGAGGACGTCTGGGCCGAGATCGTTCGACGACTTCAGGACCAAGGCCGCAGGCGAGGCGACTTCGCCGGCGTACACGTCTGCCCTGAGTCCAACGCCGACATCCCGGACACGGATGAGGCTCGTCTCGTCATCCTGCACCCCAAGGTTGCTCACAAGCGCGGAGCCGAGTCCGCCGCCAAGGAGTTTGCCCACAAGGCCACTGAGCATCGCGGCAGCTCAAACCGTACGCACCGGAATGCGCTGGTCTACCTGGCTGCAGATGAAGCCCGCCTCGAAGAGCTCGACAACGCGGCGCGGGAGTACCTCGGCTGGAAGCACGTATTGGAGAGCGTCGATCTCGACCTGACTCAAAACCAAAAGAATCAGGCGTCACACCGAGCGACTCAAGCCGATCGGACGGTCCACTCCCGATTGCTACAGACGTTCACCTGGGCTTTGGTGCCGGCGCAACCAGACCCCGGGGCTCCGTTCGTCACCCGCGAGACCAAGGTCGAAGGTCAGTCCGAGTCGCTGGCGGACCGGGTATCGAAGCGTCTGGGGAACGATGGTGACCTCTCCACCCGCCAGGCGGCGGCCACCATCCGGTTGGCGATCGGCAAGGTTCCGCAGATCTGGAAAGACGGCCACGTAGCGCTCGGGGCTCTGTGGGGGCTGTACTCGCAGTATCCCTACATGCCACGGCTCCGGGATCGCTCCGTGCTCAACGACGGCATCTACGACCTTCCAATGATCTGGCAAACGGATGCCTTCGCTCTGGCCGCGAGCTACGACGAGTCCGCCGGTCGGTATGTGGGTCTCTGGACTCCGGACGACAAGGAGTCAGCTCCGGTCGCGAGCGATGCGTTGCTGTTGGTCCGTCCCGACGTCGCGCAGAAGCAGCGTCTAGAGGAGCCAGGACCGGCTTCGACTCCCGAGGCTCAGCTTGCGGCTCATATCGCGGAGCATGGCGGAAGCGAAACCGGCAACTCGAATACCCCGAAGATCGACATCGGCTTCACCAAGCCGAAGACGCGATTCTTTGGAACCAAGACGCTCAACTCGGACAAGGTTGCGCTCGACTTCAAGAACCTGTCGGACGAGGTGCTTTCCCATCTCCGTTCGGGCGAGAACACGAAAGTCACGGTTCGTATCGAAATCGAGGCAGTCGACTCGGAAGGGTTCAGCGAGAGTCGCGTGCGGACCGTCTCAGAGAACGCGCGGACGCTGAAGTTCGATCAGTCCGGATTCGAGGAGGCTTGA